The sequence atgatctagagcactttttgatcagatttgaagatggtccaaaatgaccctttttggagcacatactatagccttaccatttgaacaccagggggcgcagatgaatattttaataaagtctcgaaacaacttgaaacatctctagaaacatgtagatgagcATCTATTATGATCTAGagcaatttttaatcagatttgaagatggtccaaaatgaccctttttggagcacatactatagtcttaccatttgaacaccagggggcgcagatgaatattttaataaagtctcgaaacaacttgaaacatctctagaaacatgtagactggcataaataataatctagtaaaattttaattagatttgaagatggcccaaatgaccctttttggagcacatactatagccttaccatctgaacaccagggggctccaaagaaaatttttaaataaatgcttgaaaagtcttgaaacacccctggaaacatgtagatgagcATAAAAAATTATCCAGAGaactttttaattatatttgaagatggtccaaaatgaccctttttggagcacatactatagtcttaccatttgaacaccagggggcgcagatgaatattttaataaagtctcgaaacaacttgaaacatctctagaaacatgtagactggcataaataataatctagaaaaattttaattagatttgaagatggcccaaaatgaccctttttggagcacatactatagccttaccatctgaacaccagggggcgttgAAGAATAATTTTAATTAAATTGTAGCAaaatcttgaaacacctctggaaacatgtagacaaGCACAAATAacaatctagagcactttttaatcagatgtatagatggtccaaaatgaccctttttggagcacatactatagccttaccatctgaacaccaggaggcgccgaagaatttttaaataaatggtcaaaaagtcttgaaacacctctggaaacatgtagatgagcATCTActatgatctagaacactttttaatcagatttgaagatggtccaaaatgaccctttttgtaGCCatatgaacaccagggggtgctaaacaatgtttaataaatgctagaaaaatcttgaaacacctctggaaacatgcagatgagcataaataatgatctagagcactttttaatcagatttgaagatggtccaaaatgaccctttttggagcacatactatagccttaccattcgaacaccagggggcaccgaagAATTGTTAAATAAATGCTCGAAaagtcttgaaacacctctggaaacatgtagatgagcataaataatgatctagagcactttttaatcagatgcatagatggtccaaaatgaccctttttggagcacatactaaagccttaccatttgaacaccagggggcgcagatgaatattttaatagtgtcgaaacaacttgaaacatctctagaaacatgtagactggcataaataataatctagaaaaattttaattagatttgaagatggcccAAATGACccttttcggagcacatactatatagccttaccatctgaacaccagggggctccaaagaaaatttttaaataaatgcttgaaaagtcttgaaacacctctggaaacatgtagatgatcataaaaaatAATCCAGAGaactttttaattatatttgaagatggtccaaaatgaccctttttggagcacatactatagccttaccatctgaacaccagggggcgccgacaaatttttacataaattctagaaaaatcttgaaacacctctagaaacatgtagttGAGAATCTACTATGATCTACAGCAACTTTTAATcatatttgaagatggtccaaaatgaccctttttggagcacatactatagtcttaccatttgaacaccagggggcgcagatgaatattttaataaagtctcgaaacaacttgaaacatctatagaaacatgtagatgagcATCTCTAattatctagagcactttttaatcagatttgaagatggtccaaacatcaggttttatctcgatattttacttttctttttttttttttcgtgtccTTCATACAGTATCAAAGTttcctgtttttttaaaaaaaaattttttcagatGCTCGCTGTTGTCGTGTTCGTGTGTTAAATAATCTGATTAGAGTCTGAGCCGCACTAATGATCATCTgcaggtttttcttttcttctgtttccttctgattCAGGACACGGTTCAGATTGAAGTTCAGTTTCACATGAAAACCTGCAGAAGTTTAAGAATTATTCAgataaaaagaaacacacaaaaataagaataaacctGTAGAATCAGCTGCATTTGTTCGTAAAAGGTTTAAGAAGTTCAACTAAACGTCTAAATTACACtaagatgaatttaaaaaaaaaaccatctcatCAGTTTCATCTCAAAATAATTTATTTCAGACAGAAACCGGCGTCGTctgatagaaaataaataaataaatgtgtgtctgCAGTCGGAGGTTGAGGTTTATGGAGCTGCAGCGCCTCCTGCTGCcactaaacaacaaacaaacaaatgatggtttccaacatgaacaaacagaaaacaggctGCGTTTCCAGGTTCAGACTGTTGGACTCAGAAACATGATCATTTTATTCACCTCAACCTTCATTCAAATCCACGAACAGCTTCTATTTAAACACAAACTGTTGAATTCACAACAGTTTAGTGAGAAAACAGACTTCTGATCAAATATGAGGATTCTGGTGGAGAAATCAGAGTCATTATATGTGAACTTTAACGTGTCCGACTGTCCCTGAACACATCGACAGACAGACTTTCCACAAATAAAAGTAGAAAATCTACAAATGTAAAAACGTTTACGGTTAAACTGTGGTTTTAACTCATAGTTTGAGGTTAAAACACGTAAAAAACTGGAGTAAAATCCTCTAAAACACAGTCATGTGTCAGTTAAAGATAAAACTAACGActattttcacttgtttttaacTCTGATGTGGAGTTCTAGGTTTCATCTGTGATCAAATCTAACATCAGCAGAAAACTGGacaaatggacagatggacatggCAGAGGCAGAGGTTTGTTGTTGCTCTATAGTTGAATCTTCAGATTTTCATGTGAATTTTCTAAACTCATAAATACAGATCGTTTCTTCGTCCGTGTTTTTCAAAGTGACgtgaacatgaataaaaacataaaccagTGAATGAACAGGAACGGTCACATGACCAAGAACGCAGACGCCCACAGCCACGTTCATTCAGTCCAAACTGAACCGGGTCCACGTTCATTCAGTCCAAACGGAACCGGGTCCACGTTCATTCAGTCCAAACTGAACCGGGTCCACGTTCATTCAGTCCAAACTGAACCGGGTCCAGCTCGGATCCACCTGCTTCTAGAACCAGATGGAGGACCTGGTTGTCACAGCATCACTGGATGAAACCGCACCGACAGAAAAACGCCGACTGAGTGGAAACGTTTCATAAACGATTCTGaaggttggttctggttctggtccagactgGGTTCTCCATTGTCTACCTGAGTGTCTGTCGGTGCACCTGCGTCTGATTGGCCGGTGTGCATCAGTACTTCCTGTCCCTCATGGCGTCCTGGATCTGTCTGTTGAGCTCACAGATGATCCGGTCTTGGTGGGTGTAGACCCCCGTCCTCAGCAGGGTGTCCCTCTCCTCCAGCAGGCGACTCAGGTGTTCGTCAGCGCTCTCGCTGACGCTCGGACCAGGGGCAGGGCTAGGCTCGAAGGGGGCAGGGGCCGGTGCGGAGGGGGCGGGTCCTATCCTGTCCTCCTGCTGCTTTAACCTGTAAGAAGACACAGTGAAGGTTCCAACGTGATCCACCTCTACAGAACTGGACCAGATTCAGGGTCTGACAAATGGAGATCTGCAACACCGACCTCTAGTGGTGGAACCGTCCAACTGACCAACTGACCACTAGTCCAACTGACCACTAGTCCAACTGTTCAACTGTCCACTAGTCCAATGGACCAATAGGCCAACAGTCCAATAGTCTAATAGTCCAATGGTGATGAGTTCTTCATGAGGTTATCGGGTCTGCCTCTAGTCCTGGTCTGCCTCTAGTACTGGTCTGCCTCTAGTCCAGGACTAGAAGATGTTCAATGAAGCGTCTCATGTTGATTCTGGGGTTTTGTCGTGTGTTTACTAAAGACCTCCAGTGGTTTCAAAGGACTGACACTAGAAGATCTGTAAAAGGTCAGATAAATACAGACGAtaaaacctgaaacacttcagatgACGTAGATCTGACAGGAGTCATGTGTCGAACAGATTTAGCAGATTTTCTAAAGCATTAATGCAGGattatttgggttttttgttcTAAGGCTGGGATGAAATACTCGCGGTCTGTGGTCGAACATGACACAAATAACAGATGTGTTTATGGGTTTGGTTCCAGTGACCACGTCCTGCGAGTTTCCATGAATAAACTGCTTCTGTGGCTGTTTTTATCGAATACTGTGGTGACgttaaaatggccgctctcacctgttcagttggtgttaaaatggccgctctcacctgttcagttggttttaaaatggccgctctcacctgttcagttggtttttaaaatggccgctctcacctgttcagttggtgttaaaatggccgctctcacctgttcagttggttttaaaatggccgctctcacctgttcagttggtttttaaaatggccgctctcacctgttcagttggtgttaaaatggccgctctcacctgttcagttggtgttaaaatggccgctctcacctgttcagttggtttttaaaatggccgctctcacctgttcagttggtgttaaaatggccgctctcacctgttcagttggtttttaaaatggccgctctcacctgttcagttggttttaaaatggccgctctcacctgttcagttggttttaaaatggccgctctcacctgttcagttggttttaaaatggccgctctcacctgttcagttggttttaaaatggccgctctcacctgttcagttggttttaaaatggccgctctcacctgttcagttggttttaaaatggccgctctcacctgttcagttggtgttaaaatggccgctctcacctgttcagttggtgttaaaatggccgctctcacctgttcagttgggttaaaatggccgctctcacctgttcagttggttttaaaatggccgctctcacctgttcagttggttttaaaatggccgctctcacctgttcagttggttttaaaatggccgctctcacctgttcagttggtgttaaaatggccgctctcacctgttcagttggttttaaaatggccgctctcacctgttcagttggtttaaaatggccgctctcacctgttcagttggttttaaaatggccgctctcacctgttcagttggttttaaaatggccgctctcacctgttcagttggtgttaaaatggccgctctcacctgttcagttggtgttaaaatggccgctctcacctgttcagttggttttaaaatggccgctctcacctgttcagttggtgttaaaatggccgctctcacctgttcagttggtttaaaatggccgctctcacctgttcagttggttttaaaatggccgctctcacctgttcagttggtttttaaaatggccgctctcacctgttcagttggtttttaaaatggccgctctcacctgttcagttggttttaaaatggccgctctcacctgttcagttggttttaaaatggccgctctcacctgcttcagttggtttttaaaatggccgctctcacctgcttcagttggtttttaaaatggccgctctcacctgttcagttggttttaaaatggccgctctcacctgttcagttggtgtttaaaatggccgctctcacctgttcagttggtgttaaaatggccgctctcacctgttcagttggtgttaaaatggccgctctcacctgttcagttggttttaaaatggccgctctcacctgttcagttggtttttaaatggccgctctcacctgttcagttggtgttaaaatggccgctctcacctgttcagttggttttaaaatggccgctctcacctgttcagttggttttaaaatggccgctctcacctgttcagttggtgttaaaatggccgctctcacctgttcagttggtgttaaaatggccgctctcacctgttcagttggtgttaaaatggccgctctcacctgttcagttggtgttaaaatggccgctctcacctgttcagttggtttttaaaatggccgctctcacctgttcagttggttttaaaatggccgctctcacctgttcagttggtttttaaaatggccgctctcacctgttcagttggttttaaaatggccgctctcacctgttcagttggttttaaaatggccgctctcacctgttcagttggttttaaaatggccgctctcacctgttcagttggtttttaaaatggccgctctcacctgttcagttgggttaaaatggccgctctcacctgttcagttggtttttaaaatggccgctctcacctgctcagttggtttttaaaatggccgctctcacctgctcagttggttttaaaatggccgctctcacctgttcagttggtttttaaaatggccgctctcacctgttcagttggtgttaaaatggccgctctcacctgttcagttggtgttaaaatggccgctctcacctgttcagttggttttaaaatggccgctctcacctgttcagttggtttttaaaatggccgctctcacctgttcagttggtgttaaaatggccgctctcacctgttcagttggttttaaaatggccgctctcacctgttcagttggtttttaaaatggccgctctcacctgttcagttggtgttaaaatggccgctctcacctgttcagttggtgttaaaatggccgctctcacctgttcagttggtgttaaaatggccgctctcacctgttcagttggtgttaaaatggccgctctcacctgttcagttggtttttaaaatggccgctctcacctgttcagttggtgttaaaatggccgctctcacctgttcagttggtttttaaaatggccgctctcacctgttcagttggtgttaaaatggccgctctcacctgttcagttggtttttaaaatggccgctctcacctgttcagttggttttaaaatggccgctctcacctgttcagttggtttttaaaatggccgctctcacctgttcagttggtttaaaatggccgctctcacctgttcagttggttttaaaatggccgctctcacctgttcagttggtttttaaaatggccgctctcacctgttcagttggtgtttaaaatggccgctctcacctgttcagttggtgttaaaatggccgctctcacctgttcagttggttttaaaatggccgctctcacctgttcagttggtgttaaaatggccgctctcacctgttcagttggttttaaaatggccgctctcacctgttcagttggtttttaaaatggccgctctcacctgttcagttggtgtttaaaatggccgctctcacctgttcagttggttCCTGATGTCGTCCAGCTCCTGCCTGTCTTGTCGGACCGCCTCCTTCTCCTCCGTTGCTAGGTAACGCAGCCTCATGGCCTCCAGCTCCGCCTGCTGCTTCTTCAGGCGCGTCATGGCGTTCTCCTGCTCCCTCTGCCGACACAACGCTCCCGTTATGATTTAGAACACGTGTGACTTTCAGAACCTCTGAGAACGCTCACGGATaaacagtgacctttgacccccggtGCTGAAAGGCCTTCATTAACATGCCAATAATCTGTTTTgcccagttccactcagtccagCTGAGGTGATAAATGTGTCTTGCTTCACATTTTTGTCAAACCACCCTGAGAAAAAATGCAGCTGGACGGTTCGAATGCAGCCGTAGACCAACACCGCCACCGGCAGAACGCAgccaaaaccacataaaaacgTCTAAAAGTCATATTTCTCTCAGCCGCTCCGGCCTCCAGCTCCGATCTGGCCTCCGTCGACGGCGCGACCGACGCAACGCCATAAATCAGGAAAAGGCCCGAGCAgcgaaaacaaaaacatttgctCATTTGCTTCCCTTCGACCTGGGAGCATAAATCTGAAGCTTTTAATTTGAAGGATCCAGGTTAGAGTCCAACGGCATGCTGGGAAAATCCGACGTAGACACAGAGGTCAGAACTACAACACGCTGCAAAAAAAGATATTTGACACTGAGATTTTATGTCAGTAAAGATTAGATTTTataacaaaacagttttttttcttccattattattattattttgcatttgtACAAACGTTTGGATCAGATTAGATCCTCCGATGATCGATGTCGTCCATTAGATCCAGTCCGTTTGGATTCTCTCCACTTGATTTTACAAACATTTTCTTTGTCAGTGCGATTGTTTTACATAAGATTATGTAATAGTTATAATGTGGTTTAATCGCACATTTGTAACATCAGTGATTGTGAAATTATTCTGTGTTaaagtgaaggttttttttttttttctgtgagaaACTGACTTTTCGTTTGATCTGAAAACTTGAGGttcttgagagtctggtttattccagctctaaatgtaaagtgtcatgagagaacctCTGCTCTGATGTGACGCCATACAAATAAAATCTGACTGAGTTGTCAGTTTGTTGTGTCTTGATTTGTTGTAACTATGTCTGCACTGGTCTGAAGCAGGTCATCCAAATGAAGATTCACACGGATAAGTGAAGGATACATTTAAATATATTACATTCCATCATATTATACTATAATATATTCTATAATACTATAATATACTATGTTAAactataatatattatattatactacaatatattatattacattatttcatatactatattatattatagcaTATCATATTATGCTatattatattatcttatcttatatagtatattatattatattatattatattatattacattaaattatattCAGCAgaaaactgttccaaactgagaaaattcatgggtttttttggttgttttcttGCTAACAAAGCTAACCGTCGTATCATGTAAACTCTGTAGAAGCCAACCGTCGTATCATGTAAACTCTGTAGAAGCCAACCGTCGTATCATGTAAACTCTGTAGAAGCTAACCGTCGTATCATGTAAACTCTGTAGAAGCTAACCGTCGTATCATGTAAACTCTGTAGAAGCTAACCGTCGTATCATGTAAACTCTGTAGAAGCCAACCGTCGTATCATGTAAACTCTGTAGAAGCTAACCGTCGTATCATGTAAACTCTGTAGAAGCTAACCGTCGTATCATGTAAACTCTGTAGAAGCTAACCGTCGTATCATGTAAACTCTGTAGAAGCTAACCGTCGTATCATGTAAACTATCGACCGCAGCAGATGAAGATAAGACACAATTATATTATGGCTGACTTTGAGTTAGAAAACTTGACGACATTAATATAGATTTGCGTTAAACATGTTGACGTCTTATTCCTGTGACGGCGGTGGCGTCGTGTGTGACTCCGCCCCCTGCTGTTTACACTCAGAGTTAATGTTTCAGTCTCAAAATGACAAATATGTCCTTTAATGAAGAGTCCGATCTATCGCCGCAGAAGGATCCGACATCGTCACGGTTTGGTGTCGGACTCTGCCGACCGCACCGGCGTTGGGACCGGGCTGGGGGGCGGGGCCTGTCTGCGTGTGTTGTGGTTGGGTGATACAGAGCAGAAGTTTGGTCCGGCCCAGTCTGGATGGGAAAACTAACATTTTCACATGGACGGAGCGCTCACACGCTCACGGAGCTTCCACTTTCACACGCCTGATCAGCTCACCTCCCCTGGAAAAAACagccatgaaaacacacacaatctGTCATGAACACATCACACACAGCGAGCGGCGTGTTGACACAGGCCCGGCTCTCTGCGGACCATTAGCCGTCTGCATTACAGGCCGCTTTAAGGCTAATtactacaaaaacaaacacgctAAACATTTTCTCTAGTGCCCGCTGCCAAGGACAATCTGAGGCCCAGTCCTGAAACAATTAGAGGACGAGGTGATAGCGAGGcctcggcggggggggggggggtcggacaGAAAACCCACTAAAACTGTGAACCCTGGAGCAAAAACTGCAACGTTACAtcataaatgtgaaaaaatacgaTGAAGGAAACAAGGACCGACATGAAGGAGGAACCAGCGACGAAACAGCCTCCACTGgtccaagaggaggaggaggaggaggaggaggaggaggagtagaaggatgaggaggaggagaaggaggagaagaagaaggaggaggagaaagaggaggaaatgaagaggacgaagaaggaggagaagaacaagaaaaaaaggaggaggaggagaaggaggagaagaagaaggaggaggagaaagaggaggaaatgaagaggacgaagaaggaggagaagaacaagaaaaaaaggaggaggaggagaaggagtagaAGTagcaggttagggtcaggggttgtAGGTCTGAGGTGCTGCGTACACTGACGTGTGATCTAATGCAGGTGAATCAGACGTGAAAGGCTGGAAATGTGCAGGTGTCCCAGTCTGAACCCATCAGAACTGCTGACAGAACATCAGATCAGTCTGTGGTACTAGAAAGGAACCAGAGCAGACCTTCAACCAGCTGTGAACCATGTCCAGACCTGACAGTGTCTGCACTCCAACACATGACTGACACACCAACAGGACACGCCCCCAACCACAGGAGATACACTTTAAACGGGCTGTCACTGGTTCCTTTAACTTTAAACGGGCTGTCACTGGTTCCTTTAACTTTGAACGGGCTGTCACTGGTTCCTTTAACTTTAAACGGGCTGTCACTGGTTCCTTTAACTTTAAACGGGCTGTCACTGGTTCCTTTAACTTTAAACGGGCTGTCACTGGTTCCTTTAACTTTAAACGGGCTGTCACTGGTTCCTTTAACTTTAAACGGGCTGTCACTGGTTCCTTTAACTTTAAACGGGCTGTCACTGGTTCCTTTAACTTTAAACGGGCTGTCACTGGTTCCTTTAACTTTGAACGGGCTGTCACTGGTTTCTTTAACTTTGAACGGGCTGTCACTGGTTCCTTTAACTTTAAACGGGCTGTCACTGGTTCCTTTAACTTTAAACGGGCTGTCACTGGTTCCTTTAACTTTAAACGGGCTGTCACTGGTTCCTTTAACTTTGAACGGGCTGTCACTGGTTCCTTTAACTTTGAACGGGCTGTCACTGGTTCCTTTAACTTTAAACGGGCTGTCACTGGTTCCTTTAACTTTAAACGGGCTGTCACTGGTTCCTTTAACTTTAAACGGGCTGTCACTGGTTCCTTTAACTTTAAACGGGCTGTCACTGGTTCCTTTAACTTTAAACGGGCTGTCACTGGTTCCTTTAACTTTAAACGGGCTGTCACTGGTTCCTTTAACTTTAAACGGGCTGTCACTGGTTCCTTTAACTTTGAACGGGCTGTCACTGGTTCCTTTAACTTTGAACGGGCTGTCACTGGTTCCTTTAACTTTGAACGGGCTGTCACTGGTTCCTTTAACTTTAAACGGGCTGTCACTGGTTCCTTTAACTTTAAACGGGCTGTCACTGGTTCCTTTAACTTTGAACGGGCTGTCACTGGTTCCTTTAACTTTGAACGGGCTGTCACTGGTTCCTTTAACTTTGAACGGGCTGTCACTGGTTCCTTTAACTTTAAACGGGCTGTCACTGGTTCCTTTAACTTTGAACGGGCTGTCACTGGTTCCTTTAGTCCTTGGGGTTCTTCAGTTCTAAGCTGTAGAACTTGTTCAACAGGAGTAAATTAACTTGAACAGTTAAGGTTCCTCCGGACCGTTTCTGTGGTTGGGTTCAGAGGTCGTGGGATTTAGAAAAACCTGATGTTCTTTCAGTAGAATGATGACACAGTTTCACACCAGTACACCTGATGGTAGAATGAGAACCACAGCTGCTGACGGAGAGAAGAAAACCAAACCAACCATTTTacttcactattattattattattattattattattactgtaatTACATTTATGTACAAAATGAGgaaaagcacaaaaacacaataaataaatgaaataagttTCCAAACTAGGGCAGAACTCCACCTGGTTCTGGGAAAAGTCATTTAGATTTAATGCTTTCCACATTTAAACTCCTGAAAtaaaggtgtttaaccctttaaggacctgAAAtaaaggtgtttaaccctttaaggacctgAAAtaaaggtgtttaaccctttaaggacctgAAAtaaaggtgtttaaccctttaaagctctacctaccgatgtggcatgtctcacagcacttagtaaaagtttgaacatgaacatcccgcctccctccaaagccccgcccccttccctctgcctgagctctgaggctcctccccctctctcctcatgcgcgatggaaacggaggaggaagcagaggtggaggtccggtccgttttggcgtgtccgcggacccctccctcagtaatcagatgcatcatccacctgccgcgggcccacggctcctgttccatcagtagacctggtctgtgcagtactgggtcagggtcttcactgcagtgcccaggggatgggcgcgcgcactgtgaacgcgcggcctccgcaaattttccgtggacattagaggtttcatagtccatacagttctcatcctacatcatcctacatgtgtgacaccaggtacatgtacctgtatgagtcccaccgtcagaaaagctgagctttatgcagacctgttcagtccagtacagctgacttccagacttttatctccatccttcattcatcagactcctgtttgttcccctcagttgtcgtttctgttcataaatcagttttttccttccacatgtacatgtcagttctatccaaacacatcctagacagtagactgtggtcagtagactgtggtcagtggtcagtagactgtggtcagtgacagtagactgtggtcagtggtcagtagactgtggtcagtgacagcagact is a genomic window of Sphaeramia orbicularis unplaced genomic scaffold, fSphaOr1.1, whole genome shotgun sequence containing:
- the cep120 gene encoding centrosomal protein of 120 kDa, whose amino-acid sequence is IADGETRYKQLEKEFHLYREQQNVRPEFRLQSEINLLTLEKVELERKLESTTKSKLHYKQQWGRALKELARFKQREQENAMTRLKKQQAELEAMRLRYLATEEKEAVRQDRQELDDIRNQLNRLKQQEDRIGPAPSAPAPAPFEPSPAPGPSVSESADEHLSRLLEERDTLLRTGVYTHQDRIICELNRQIQDAMRDRKY